A genomic window from Pseudogulbenkiania sp. MAI-1 includes:
- the pstC gene encoding phosphate ABC transporter permease subunit PstC: MEKYNNEQRMNRQMMLDKLFRNVTLTFAFLVLALLIGILISLVIGALPSIKAFGWQFFITSDWDPVSEKFGALVPIYGTLATSLIALLIGVPVSFGIALFLTELCPTWLKRPLGIAVELLAGIPSIIYGMWGLFVFAPLFADHVQPMLIDNLGELPLIGFLFQGAPMGIGIFTAGLILAIMIIPFIASVMRDVFEVVPTLLKESAYGLGSTTWEVVRYVVLPYTKTGVVGGIMLGLGRALGETMAVTFVIGNSSNFATGLFEPGNSIASSLANEFAEASGELYLSSLIQLGLILFFITFVVLACSKILLLRLKKQEGKAS, translated from the coding sequence ATGGAAAAGTACAATAACGAGCAGCGGATGAACCGTCAGATGATGCTCGACAAGCTGTTCAGGAACGTGACGCTGACCTTCGCGTTCCTGGTCCTGGCGTTGTTGATCGGCATCCTGATTTCTCTCGTCATTGGCGCCCTGCCCAGCATCAAGGCGTTCGGCTGGCAGTTCTTCATCACCAGCGACTGGGACCCCGTGTCCGAGAAGTTCGGCGCGCTGGTCCCGATTTACGGCACCCTGGCCACCTCGCTGATCGCGCTCTTGATCGGCGTGCCGGTCAGCTTCGGCATCGCCCTGTTCCTGACCGAGCTGTGCCCGACCTGGCTCAAGCGCCCGCTGGGCATCGCGGTCGAGCTGTTGGCGGGCATCCCGTCGATCATCTACGGCATGTGGGGTCTGTTCGTGTTCGCCCCGCTGTTTGCCGACCATGTCCAGCCGATGCTGATCGACAACCTGGGCGAGTTACCACTGATCGGCTTCCTGTTCCAGGGCGCGCCGATGGGCATCGGCATCTTCACCGCCGGGCTGATCCTGGCGATCATGATCATTCCGTTCATCGCCTCGGTGATGCGCGACGTGTTCGAGGTGGTGCCGACCCTGCTCAAGGAGTCGGCTTACGGCCTGGGCTCGACCACCTGGGAGGTGGTGCGCTACGTGGTGCTGCCCTACACCAAGACCGGCGTGGTCGGCGGCATCATGCTGGGCCTGGGGCGCGCCCTGGGTGAAACCATGGCGGTGACCTTCGTGATCGGCAACTCGTCGAACTTCGCCACCGGCCTGTTCGAGCCGGGCAACTCGATCGCCTCGTCGCTGGCCAACGAGTTCGCCGAGGCGAGCGGCGAGCTGTACCTGTCGTCGCTGATCCAGCTCGGCCTGATCCTGTTCTTCATCACCTTCGTCGTGCTGGCCTGCTCCAAGATATTGTTGCTGCGCCTGAAGAAGCAAGAAGGGAAGGCTTCCTGA
- the pstS gene encoding phosphate ABC transporter substrate-binding protein PstS: MKQSIRLAASLVLTGAVVSGTAFAADITGAGATFPYPLYAKWAEAYKAASNNSMNYQSIGSGGGIKQIQSKTVDFGASDMPLKPEELAKSNLTQFPTVIGGVVPVYNLPGVASGQIKFTGTLLADIFLGKVSKWNDPAIAGLNPGVKLPDQKITVVRRSDGSGTTFIFTNYLSKVSSDWAGKVGSNTAVNWPTGVGGKGNEGVANYVTRIKGAIGYVEYAYAKQNKLSYGQLQNQAGSYVAPSEESFKAAAGNADWKNSPGFYLILTNQPGKTSWPISGATFILMHKKQDKPEQGTEALKFFDWAYKNGDKTALDLDYIPMPANVKTTIRDSWKQITDNSGKAIWK; this comes from the coding sequence ATGAAACAGTCCATTCGCCTGGCCGCCTCTCTGGTTCTGACGGGGGCCGTTGTTTCCGGTACGGCTTTCGCCGCTGACATTACCGGGGCCGGCGCTACCTTCCCTTACCCGCTGTACGCCAAATGGGCCGAGGCTTACAAAGCCGCCAGCAACAACAGCATGAACTACCAGTCGATCGGCTCCGGTGGCGGCATCAAGCAGATTCAGTCCAAGACCGTCGATTTCGGCGCTTCCGACATGCCGCTGAAGCCGGAAGAGCTGGCCAAGTCGAACCTGACCCAGTTCCCGACCGTGATCGGCGGCGTGGTGCCAGTGTACAACCTGCCGGGCGTGGCCTCCGGCCAGATCAAGTTCACCGGCACGCTGCTGGCCGACATCTTCCTCGGCAAGGTCAGCAAGTGGAACGACCCGGCCATCGCCGGCCTGAACCCGGGCGTGAAGCTGCCGGATCAGAAGATCACCGTGGTGCGCCGTTCGGACGGTTCCGGCACCACCTTCATCTTCACCAACTACCTGTCCAAGGTGTCCAGCGACTGGGCCGGCAAGGTCGGCTCCAACACCGCCGTGAACTGGCCGACCGGCGTGGGTGGCAAGGGTAACGAGGGCGTGGCCAACTACGTGACCCGCATCAAGGGCGCCATCGGCTACGTCGAATACGCCTACGCCAAGCAGAACAAGCTCTCCTACGGTCAGCTGCAGAACCAGGCCGGCAGCTACGTCGCCCCGAGCGAAGAGAGCTTCAAGGCCGCCGCCGGCAACGCCGACTGGAAAAACTCCCCAGGCTTCTACCTGATCCTGACCAACCAGCCGGGCAAGACCAGCTGGCCGATTTCCGGCGCCACCTTCATCCTGATGCACAAGAAACAGGATAAGCCGGAACAGGGCACCGAAGCGCTGAAGTTCTTCGACTGGGCCTACAAGAACGGCGACAAGACCGCGCTGGATCTGGACTACATTCCGATGCCGGCCAACGTCAAGACCACCATTCGCGACAGCTGGAAGCAGATCACCGACAACAGCGGCAAGGCCATCTGGAAGTAA